Proteins from one Lepidochelys kempii isolate rLepKem1 chromosome 6, rLepKem1.hap2, whole genome shotgun sequence genomic window:
- the LOC140913693 gene encoding carbonic anhydrase 15-like produces the protein MADALKDPEGIAVLAFFLQATAHTRPSHSWDSFTQHLKKVALKGKKTDLDGSFSLRELLGSVNLARYYRYQGSLTTPNCDEVVVWTVFPNPILVPPGVVAAFPSILSSTNSDAGPRLQNNYRPLQSLGNRHVQASSGLRVAPSSSSTLRPATLIPLLISTTAIAWHL, from the exons ATGGCTGACGCCCTCAAGGATCCCGAGGGAATCGCTGTGCTGGCCTTCTTCCTCCAG GCAACAGCCCACACACGCCCCTCCCACTCCTGGGATTCCTTCACCCAACACTTGAAGAAGGTGGCTCTGAAGG gGAAGAAAACAGATCTGGACGGCTCCTTCTCCCTGCGGGAGCTCCTGGGCTCGGTGAACCTAGCCCGCTATTACCGCTACCAGGGCTCCCTCACCACCCCCAACTGTGACGAAGTCGTGGTCTGGACTGTCTTCCCCAACCCCATCCTGGTGCCTCCTGGTGTG gtgGCTGCGTTCCCCTCCATCCTCAGCTCCACAAACTCAGATGCTGGGCCCCGGCTACAGAACAACTACCGGCCTCTGCAGAGCCTTGGGAATCGCCACGTGCAGGCCTCGTCGGGCCTCCGAGTCGCCCCCAGCTCCTCTTCCACCCTGCGGCCTGCAACCTTGATCCCTCTGCTCATCAGTACCACAGCAATTGCCTGGCACCTAtaa